Genomic window (Deltaproteobacteria bacterium):
CAGGAGGTGGAGGAGCTCCGAAACCGGAGAAACTCGACCACAGAGGAGATCGCCCGCCTCATGCGCGAAAAGGCCGATGCCTCGGAACTCAGGGAGCAGGTCCGTCTCATCAACGACCGTCTCCACGAACTTGAGGCCATCCTAAGGGAAAAGGAGCAGACCATCGAGGGCATCCTTGCCTCCATCCCCAACATCCCGCATGTATCCGTCCCTATCGGAAAGGATTCTTCGGAAAACGTCACTGTCAAACGTTATGGCGAGATCCCGAAATTCGCCTTCCCCCCTATCCCACATTGGGATATCGGGACCAGGCTCGGCATCCTCGATTTCGAGAGGGCTGCCAAGATCAGCGGGGCCCGTTTTTGTGTCTCTGTCGGCATGGGCGCCAGGATCGAACGGGCCATCATCTCCTTCATGCTCGACCTCCATACATCACAACACGGTTACACGGAGATTCTTCCCCCTTTCATCGTGAACGAGAGATCCCTTGTGGGCACAGGCCAGCTCCCCAAGTTCGCAGAAGACCTCTTCAAGCTCGAAGATCATGGATATTATCTCATTCCCACCGCCGAGGTCCCGGTCACCAACCTCCACCGGGACGAGATCCTCGAGGAAAAGGACCTTCCCGTGAAGTACGTGGCATGGACCCCATGTTTTCGGTCCGAGGCCGGATCTTACGGCAGGGACACCCGGGGGATCATCCGCCAGCATCAGTTCAATAAGGTCGAACTCGTCAAATTCTCCCACCCTGAAAATTCTTACGATGAACTCGAAAATCTCCTCCTAGATGCAGAAGAGGTGCTCCAGAGGCTCGGGCTCCCTTATAGGGTCGTCTCCCTATGCACTGGAGACCTTGGATTCTCCGCGGCCAAGACCTATGACATAGAGGTATGGCTTCCGGGACAGGCCAGGTTCTGCGAGATATCGTCCTGCAGCAACTTCGAGGACTTCCAGGCGAGAAGGGCGAACATCCGCTTTCGACCGTCCATGGGCGGAAAGGCGAGGTTTGTCCATACCCTGAACGGATCCGGGCTCGCAGTGGGCAGGACCGTTGCAGCAATCCTTGAAAACTTTCAGCAGGAGGACGGCTCGGTCGTCATCCCGGAGGCCCTGAGACCTTATCTCGACGGTTCTGATCGGATCACCGGTCCCTGATTCAGGAGTATGTCCCGAAGGTCGGAGAATCGTTCCACGTGAAACTTCGCCATGAGGCCGGGGTTTTTGTATGCGATGAAGGGGATGTCGGCCCTTGCCGAGACCTCCTCGTCGACCTTCGAATCTCCCACATAGACTGCCTTTTCGGCTGGGACGGAGAAGGCGTCAAGGATCCGTAGCATCCCCTCAGGGTCTGGTTTGGGTCGATCCACATCGAGGGCACAAACAATGGCATCGAACCAGCGGTCAAGGCCGAAGACATCCCTGAGCTTCGGCATGGTCGTGGTCCTGTTCGTAAGGATCGCCATGCGTATGCGGGATTTGAGCGCGTTTAAGGTCTCCTCAACCCCTGGCTCAAAATTCATGAACGGTATGAAATCCACGTAATTTAATTCCTGTGCCACTCGTAGCGCCTTCTCTTCTCTCACGGGATCGTTTTTAAAGAGCAACCGGACGGCCTGATCCGTGGTTAACATGTGGACATTTGCAAGTTCATCAGATGTGAGCGGGGCCCGACCAACCCTCTCAAGGATCGTGGAATAATAACGCCTGTTCGCATCCAGGGAGTCAAAAAGGACCCCGTCGCAATCGAATATGGCAAGTTCAATGGTATCCATGGAGGTCGTAGATGCGGATCCCTGTGTCCGCGATTTCATCCATGTAATGGATTTTAACCTATGATCAATGCAGACATCGGGCAAAAGGGTGGTTTTTCAAGGATCCCTATAATTTTTTACGTATGTTTCGCATTCTAAATCCCATGAGCTCTGTATTCGCATCCATCCCTTTGGCCTGTACGAGCACCTTGTGGGTCTCTCCCATTCCCTGGGGAAGGATGAGCATCTTCACCCCGGCAAGCATTGGGGAGAAGGGATCGAATTTTCCTCCGCTCATCTCGTAAAAGGTCTTTTCAAAATCCAGGGATGCAAGAAATGACCACTGGGGTGCAAAACCAAGGGTAACAAGACCCGCCTCCTCCCCCCAGCGGTGAAGATCACTGAAGTTCACATGTGCAGTTATGTCCTGGTCGCCTGGATCGAGGAGCACATTCTCCCGTACTGCATGATCCTTGTACGAAAGGAGGGTCCCTCGATTCCTGGCTGGGTGAAAATAGTCCTTGGCTGAAAATCCGTAATCGATTGTAAATATGAATCCTCTATGCATGAGGGATGCGATCTTTTGGATCCATGTCTTCATCCTCAAATTCACCTCAGTCCTATACCCGATGGGAAGGTACGTGGGCAATCCAGATACGTAATCCTGAAGGGTCTCCTCGGTGATATCTCGAAGGCACTCCTGGAGTTCTCCATTATCGTTGAGGCAGACGTGGACCTCCTGAAAACCTGTGTCCCCTTTTTGCACCAAATGGACAGGAAATGCGTCTATGAGTTCGTTCGAAAGGAAGCAGTCGGGCGAAAATGTCAATTCGTCCAGCGTTTCTATCCACATAACACGTTCTGCCATGGGACCCAGGATGCATTTTTGAAATGATCTCACAGTATCGAAGGGCTCCACAATAACATATCTGAAACGGTCCCCTTCCTTCCTGTCGAGATGTTCCAGAAGATCCCGGGCAAGTATGGCGGATCCAGCTCCCATCTCCACGATCGTCATGTGATCCTTTTCAAGAAGGGAACGAAACTCACGGATCTGATTGGCAATGAGTGCTCCAAAAAGGGGGGTTGAAGGTCCTGTTACGAAATCCCCCTTTTTCCCGACAGGATGCTCACCTGTGGAGTAGTATCCTGCGTCTTCATCATAGAGACATATCTCCATGAATCGAATGAACGGCACAGGTCCTTGTTTCTGGATGATCTTCTTGATGAACTCGGCCTTTTTAATGGTTTTTTTCTCCTGCATATGGTATCTTGGCATGTGCTCTTTGTGGAATACCCTCCCGGTCCACAGGGGCGGATTCACCGACAGCCTCCAATCATGGACTCATTGTTTAAATTTAGGTTGAAATTTTGTTGAATTTTTATCAGTTAAGAAAATGATGACAATGTAAAAAGTGCCTGACTCGTCATGCCTGACTTGCTCCGGCATCCAGAACATATTGAAAAAACTGGATTCAGGCCTTAGCCAGAATGATGACAATTTGAATTTTTTCGACTTTTTACGACGCCACCAAAAATAAACATGCAACCATTTTTTTTCAAGATAAATTTCATTTGAAATATTATTTGATTTCAAGAAGCTGAAGAAGTTTTCAACATTATCAAGAATCTATTATTTATTTAAGGTATATACTTATGTTAAACATAGAAATAAAGAAAAATGATATTATAGAAAAACTGGCAAATATTCAAAGTATTGTTGATAAAAAATCAATAGCAACAATATTAAATAATATCTTTCTTTATACAAATAATGATAATCTATATTTAGAGGTAACTGATTTAGAAATAAATTACAGAACCAAAATAAAATCTATAATTAAGGAACATGGTGAAATAACTATTAACGCAAAAAAAATTTATGAACTTATACGTGAATTTCCATGTGAAGATATCTTTTTACAAGAAAATGAAAATTTATGGATAAGGATTACAGATGGTAATAATTTAGATTTCAAAATAGGTGGATTACCACCTGATGATTATCCAAGATTCAAAGAATTAAAAAAAAATAATTCAATTAGAATTGATTCTAATATACTTAATGAAATGATAGAAAAAACTATAATTTCAGTCTCACTGGATGAAACAAAATATAATTTAATAGGTTTATTGTTTGAATATGAAAAAAAGGATGAAAAAAACATTATAAGAATGGTTGGTTCTGATGGTCATAAATTAAGTTTAGTTGAAAAATATCTGGATGAATTAGATAAAAATGATTTTTATGAAAATATATCTTTTATAATCCCCAAAAAGGGCGCACAGGAAATAAAAAAAATTACAGAAAAAAATAATAAAGTTATGTTTGGAGTGGATGGAAAATTTTGTTTTGTAGATACAGAAGACGAAACACTTTCCATAAGGCTTGTTGATTCAAAATTTCCAAATTACAAATCTATTATTCCAAAAAATAGAGAAACAATAGTAAAATTTGATAAAAATTCCATGATCAATTCATTAAAAAGAGTTTCGATAGTAATGATGGATTCAAGTTTAAAAAGTGTATTATTACGTATAAAAAATAATAATATGGAAATTGAAACAATAGAAAAGGAATTTGGTGAAGCACGAGAAAAAATTGAAGTTGATTATATGGGAAATGATATAATAATTGGATTAAATACAAAACTTCTTATCAGTTTATTATCAGTCATGAAATCACAGGAAGTAGAAATGACTATTAATGGAAAAAATTCTCCAATTCTTTTATCTGGAAAAGATGACAAGGGGTTTCTCGGATTGGTTATGCCTCTTACCAATCTGGAAGGCTGAATAATTAATGAAAGACGATGACAATATAATGCAAAAGGAACAGTACGGGGCGGGTCAGATCAAGGTCCTGAGCGGACTTTCCGCAGTAAGAAAGAGACCTGCCATGTACATAGGAAATACCTCGATCGAGGGGTTGCACCATCTTGTGTACGAGGTGGTGGACAACAGCATAGACGAGGCCCTGGCCGGCTATTGCACGGCCATCGAAATCATTATCCACGAAGACGGATCCATCTCCGTTGAAGACAACGGCAGGGGGATTCCTGTGGATATACACCCAACCGAGGGGATTTCCGCCCTCGAACTCGTTCTTACCCGTCTTCATGCAGGAGGAAAGTTTGATCACAGTACCTACAAGGTTTCAGGAGGTCTTCACGGAGTAGGTATATCGGTCGTGAATGCCCTGTCCAGTCACTTCACAGCCGAGGTCTACCGGAACGGGCTCATTTACCGCCAGAGCTACCGGAAGGGAGATCCTGTGGGTCCCATGGAATGCCTTGGGGAGACGAAAAAAAGAGGAACTAAAATCACCTTTCTTCCTGATCCCGAGATCTTTCAGGAGACGACGGATTTTCGGTTCGAGATCCTCCAGGCCCGCATGCGCGAACTTGCCTTTCTCAATCCCGCTGTGAGGATTCATATCTCCGATGAACGATCCGGGGATTCGGGTAATTTTCATTTTTTAGGCGGAGTCGTTTCCTTTGTGGAGTATTTGAGCAGGAACAAGGAATTAGTTCACGACACCCCTATTTTTATCTCTGGGGAAAGGGATCAGGTACAGGTGGAGATCGCCTTTCTCTACAACACCGGATACTCGGAAAGGCTCCTGAGCTACGTCAACAATATCAGGACAAAAGAAGGGGGGACCCACGAGACTGGTTTTCGTCAGGCCCTGACCAAATGCATAAACAGGTACGCGAGCGATGACATCGTACCGAAAAAATTTCGGGAAAAGATGGAAGGAGATGACGTTCGGGAAGGTTTGACAGCCGTAATATCGGTCAGGGTCCCAAACCCGCAGTTTGAGGGACAGACCAAGGCCAAACTCGGAAACAGCGAGGTTCGCTCCATAGTATCCTCCCTCGTTTACGAATCCCTTTCCACATACCTGGAGGAAAACCCTCAGGTAGCCAAAAAGATCCTTGCAAAGGTTGTGGACGCGGCGCGTGCGCGTGAGGCCGCCAGAAAGGCAAAGGATCTCGCTCGAAAGACCTCCAGCAGTCAGGAGATGTTCATGGCGGGAAAACTTGCCGAATGCCAGGAAAGGGACCCTTCGAAACGGGAACTCTTCATAGTCGAAGGGGATTCGGCAGGAGGAAGCGCCAAACAGGGACGAGATCGCCGTTTTCAGGCCATCCTTCCCCTTCGGGGAAAGATTATGAATGTGGAAAAGGCCCGCTACGACAAGATGCTTGCGAGCGAGGAGATCCGAAACCTCATAGCCGCCCTCGGGACTGGCATAGGCGCAGAGGATTTCGATATTACGCGGGTGCGGTATCACAAGATCATCATCATGACGGACGCCGACGTGGACGGGGCCCATATCCGGACCCTTCTCCTCACCTTTTTTTATCGCCAGATGTTCTCCCTTATCGAGCAGGGGATGATCTATGTGGCCCAACCTCCTCTTTATCGCATCTCCCACGGAAAAGGAAAGGAGATGTTTCTGAAGGATGACAGAGAGTTAGATGAATTCCTTATTCGTAGGGCCACAGCTAATCTCAGTGTGAGACCTCACGGTTGGGATCGTCCCCTTGCTGGAGAAGATCTTGAAAAGCTCTTGAAGGATGCGTCCACATACCACGCAACCCTTGAGGAACTCGGTAAGAAAGGGCTATGGCGAAATATATGTGAAGACCTTCTGGTTGAGGGTCTTGTCAGGGAAGAGGATCTCCTCGATCTTGGATTCATGGAAGGATTGGCGGAGAGAATCAAACATAAAGGATACAGGGTTGGAAGGATCAAACCCGCAACTGGCGAACACACCGGCTACGAATTTGACGTAGGCGTGGAGGAACTTGCCTATCTAACCGCTACGATCGGCCCATCGCTTGTCCACATGCCTGAATACCGCCGGGCGATAAAGTCATTTTCCCGGTTAAAGGGGCTCGTTCAGTCTGTCATGGACATAACGGATAATTCAGGCGGAACACGAACCGTATCCGGAATAGACGAGCTTCTTTCCGTCATCAGAAATGAAGGCCAGAAGGGGATATCCCTTCAGCGGTACAAGGGCCTGGGAGAGATGAACCCGGAGCAGCTCTGGGAGACCACAATGGATCCCGAAAAAAGGACGCTGCTGCGCGTGACGATCCGTGACGCAGACGACGCGGAAAGCCTCTTCACCACCCTCATGGGAGAAAAGATCGAACCGAGGCGGGAGTTCATTTATACCCATGCCCTCGAGGTCAGGGAACTCGATATCTGAAAAGATTTTTACCTAAGTTATGATCTCCCCCACCAGGTCATGGACATGTGATTTCGTGATCCTCACCTTGACGATATGGCCGGGTTTGGTGGTCCCTGCCGTTATATAGACCTGACCGTCAATATCCTGGGCCTGAAAGCGGGTCCTTCCTACGAGAAGTAGGTCCGTTTCTTCGCTAACTCCCTCGATGAGCACATCCTGTACCGTGTGCACGTACCGCCTGTTTCGCTTCTGGGAGATCCCTTTCT
Coding sequences:
- the serS gene encoding serine--tRNA ligase produces the protein MLDIKWIRDNFDLLRTAISNRGAKVSVDELITIDRERRETIQEVEELRNRRNSTTEEIARLMREKADASELREQVRLINDRLHELEAILREKEQTIEGILASIPNIPHVSVPIGKDSSENVTVKRYGEIPKFAFPPIPHWDIGTRLGILDFERAAKISGARFCVSVGMGARIERAIISFMLDLHTSQHGYTEILPPFIVNERSLVGTGQLPKFAEDLFKLEDHGYYLIPTAEVPVTNLHRDEILEEKDLPVKYVAWTPCFRSEAGSYGRDTRGIIRQHQFNKVELVKFSHPENSYDELENLLLDAEEVLQRLGLPYRVVSLCTGDLGFSAAKTYDIEVWLPGQARFCEISSCSNFEDFQARRANIRFRPSMGGKARFVHTLNGSGLAVGRTVAAILENFQQEDGSVVIPEALRPYLDGSDRITGP
- a CDS encoding HAD family hydrolase; translation: MDTIELAIFDCDGVLFDSLDANRRYYSTILERVGRAPLTSDELANVHMLTTDQAVRLLFKNDPVREEKALRVAQELNYVDFIPFMNFEPGVEETLNALKSRIRMAILTNRTTTMPKLRDVFGLDRWFDAIVCALDVDRPKPDPEGMLRILDAFSVPAEKAVYVGDSKVDEEVSARADIPFIAYKNPGLMAKFHVERFSDLRDILLNQGPVIRSEPSR
- a CDS encoding SAM-dependent methyltransferase — translated: MQEKKTIKKAEFIKKIIQKQGPVPFIRFMEICLYDEDAGYYSTGEHPVGKKGDFVTGPSTPLFGALIANQIREFRSLLEKDHMTIVEMGAGSAILARDLLEHLDRKEGDRFRYVIVEPFDTVRSFQKCILGPMAERVMWIETLDELTFSPDCFLSNELIDAFPVHLVQKGDTGFQEVHVCLNDNGELQECLRDITEETLQDYVSGLPTYLPIGYRTEVNLRMKTWIQKIASLMHRGFIFTIDYGFSAKDYFHPARNRGTLLSYKDHAVRENVLLDPGDQDITAHVNFSDLHRWGEEAGLVTLGFAPQWSFLASLDFEKTFYEMSGGKFDPFSPMLAGVKMLILPQGMGETHKVLVQAKGMDANTELMGFRMRNIRKKL
- the dnaN gene encoding DNA polymerase III subunit beta is translated as MLNIEIKKNDIIEKLANIQSIVDKKSIATILNNIFLYTNNDNLYLEVTDLEINYRTKIKSIIKEHGEITINAKKIYELIREFPCEDIFLQENENLWIRITDGNNLDFKIGGLPPDDYPRFKELKKNNSIRIDSNILNEMIEKTIISVSLDETKYNLIGLLFEYEKKDEKNIIRMVGSDGHKLSLVEKYLDELDKNDFYENISFIIPKKGAQEIKKITEKNNKVMFGVDGKFCFVDTEDETLSIRLVDSKFPNYKSIIPKNRETIVKFDKNSMINSLKRVSIVMMDSSLKSVLLRIKNNNMEIETIEKEFGEAREKIEVDYMGNDIIIGLNTKLLISLLSVMKSQEVEMTINGKNSPILLSGKDDKGFLGLVMPLTNLEG
- the gyrB gene encoding DNA topoisomerase (ATP-hydrolyzing) subunit B, which codes for MQKEQYGAGQIKVLSGLSAVRKRPAMYIGNTSIEGLHHLVYEVVDNSIDEALAGYCTAIEIIIHEDGSISVEDNGRGIPVDIHPTEGISALELVLTRLHAGGKFDHSTYKVSGGLHGVGISVVNALSSHFTAEVYRNGLIYRQSYRKGDPVGPMECLGETKKRGTKITFLPDPEIFQETTDFRFEILQARMRELAFLNPAVRIHISDERSGDSGNFHFLGGVVSFVEYLSRNKELVHDTPIFISGERDQVQVEIAFLYNTGYSERLLSYVNNIRTKEGGTHETGFRQALTKCINRYASDDIVPKKFREKMEGDDVREGLTAVISVRVPNPQFEGQTKAKLGNSEVRSIVSSLVYESLSTYLEENPQVAKKILAKVVDAARAREAARKAKDLARKTSSSQEMFMAGKLAECQERDPSKRELFIVEGDSAGGSAKQGRDRRFQAILPLRGKIMNVEKARYDKMLASEEIRNLIAALGTGIGAEDFDITRVRYHKIIIMTDADVDGAHIRTLLLTFFYRQMFSLIEQGMIYVAQPPLYRISHGKGKEMFLKDDRELDEFLIRRATANLSVRPHGWDRPLAGEDLEKLLKDASTYHATLEELGKKGLWRNICEDLLVEGLVREEDLLDLGFMEGLAERIKHKGYRVGRIKPATGEHTGYEFDVGVEELAYLTATIGPSLVHMPEYRRAIKSFSRLKGLVQSVMDITDNSGGTRTVSGIDELLSVIRNEGQKGISLQRYKGLGEMNPEQLWETTMDPEKRTLLRVTIRDADDAESLFTTLMGEKIEPRREFIYTHALEVRELDI